In one window of Leptospira sp. GIMC2001 DNA:
- a CDS encoding arylesterase — protein MRGNNSANAAEHESQGKTKKTIVFFGDSLTAGLGLASQDDAWPALVGEKLNSEGYDYDIINAGLSGDTTSGGLSRLDWALRIKPDVFVLELGANDSMRGVPIATIRKNLNEIIQTVQSKSPETKILLAGMRTFPNLGAVYRKQFDNLYPEIAREHSLLLVPFILDGIAGDRKLNQKDGIHPTEDGHKIMAENIYPYIKKLL, from the coding sequence GTGCGCGGTAACAATTCCGCTAATGCTGCTGAACACGAGAGTCAAGGCAAGACCAAGAAAACAATCGTTTTCTTTGGAGATAGTTTGACAGCAGGTCTTGGGCTTGCAAGCCAAGATGACGCATGGCCTGCGTTAGTTGGCGAAAAGCTCAATTCCGAAGGCTATGATTACGACATCATCAATGCAGGATTGTCGGGAGATACAACATCGGGTGGCTTGTCTAGATTGGATTGGGCTCTAAGGATTAAACCTGATGTATTTGTTTTGGAACTAGGTGCAAACGATTCGATGCGTGGTGTTCCCATCGCTACCATTCGAAAAAATCTAAATGAGATCATCCAAACTGTGCAGAGTAAGTCGCCCGAAACCAAAATCCTTTTAGCGGGAATGAGAACTTTCCCAAACTTGGGTGCTGTATATCGTAAGCAGTTCGACAATCTGTATCCAGAAATTGCTCGGGAACATTCGCTTCTTTTAGTACCCTTCATTCTAGACGGGATTGCAGGTGATCGTAAGCTCAATCAGAAAGATGGAATTCATCCGACAGAAGATGGTCATAAGATTATGGCAGAGAACATCTACCCATATATAAAAAAGCTTCTCTAG
- the lsa26 gene encoding surface adhesion protein Lsa26, which produces MKKNNFLSKLFILAFVFAPTWLFAFGTYAEGFATAKIIQFESRGIIFNSYEGIIEVTSFEKTEVCDESKDEFFAPTIIRHEISVRPSNAELVNLLSKSVNDQLLIEYRIHRIEDFSLSSEMEIVSARPQERTKPAGLADKKVVKKTGSKRNFAVSGKILQLDYQGTFIGTYEGLYLDEDRGKVHPFSVTQAEMAKFAWETQKSSVSSSLGISVSFAKGFRKSDYDLFEINYREPAGGVHTAAKE; this is translated from the coding sequence TTGAAGAAAAATAACTTTTTATCTAAATTATTTATTTTGGCGTTTGTTTTTGCCCCAACCTGGTTATTTGCATTTGGAACATATGCTGAAGGATTTGCCACAGCAAAGATTATTCAGTTCGAGAGTCGCGGAATCATATTCAACTCCTATGAAGGTATTATAGAAGTTACATCTTTTGAGAAGACAGAAGTCTGTGATGAATCCAAAGATGAATTTTTCGCTCCTACAATCATTCGGCATGAGATTAGCGTAAGACCAAGTAACGCTGAATTAGTCAATTTATTATCAAAGAGCGTGAATGATCAACTATTGATCGAATATCGTATACATAGAATTGAAGACTTTTCACTATCTTCAGAGATGGAAATTGTTTCTGCAAGACCACAGGAAAGAACTAAACCTGCAGGGCTTGCTGATAAAAAAGTTGTTAAGAAGACCGGTTCCAAAAGAAATTTCGCAGTGAGTGGAAAGATTTTGCAACTTGATTACCAAGGAACATTCATTGGAACTTATGAAGGATTGTATCTGGATGAAGATAGGGGAAAGGTGCATCCTTTCTCTGTTACTCAAGCTGAAATGGCAAAATTTGCGTGGGAGACTCAAAAGAGTTCTGTCTCATCAAGTCTCGGAATATCTGTATCTTTTGCAAAGGGATTTCGAAAATCTGATTATGATCTATTCGAAATCAATTATCGTGAACCAGCAGGTGGAGTCCATACTGCTGCAAAAGAGTAG
- a CDS encoding methyl-accepting chemotaxis protein, with protein sequence MQTQQKKFFWRLTGSLELFVYLVPVPCVVYYVCLACLFTLEESLIFIAAATCASSIAFSAAILARIIFLNPILTSYGKISSLSSNEVSELQRKLLRYPKIETIVVALRWIAGLTFSFLASSIFIPLSFYHIIPFILSLFAAVPICGVIFYFVTEDKISEMLNNDKFCKLDNTNISIQFSIFQRVLAVALSVGLMPFILLSTFLFLYSVNLLKLEYPMVHITIMALLGLISILYGSYFFAKSVRSNLRALDTISNSILEGNLTVRIPIISNDENAKINQSVNGFTSRLQNVLQSIQRDVIKIRKTADHFKTGSIKLSEVISQQTASMEEISTNSEESNALTESISNNAMDQNHLSDQAEINFRNLTERMQVIFEDSIASADRAKSMEDSGEKAGNELRLTKNHMDDIEIATVKMREAVNFVEDIADKVNLLSLNASIEAARAGEYGRGFAVVAKEISRLADSTQENLKIIKFNIVTTTDLVKLGGKSLDELGVNFKNFLEEVHLQTTSAKSIAESSKSTSEIATSLNEGIVFLAQKSREISSATREQKEAFREFVNASDVVLNASMEAIQFSDQVANETEQLVNELSKLEQDIQFFKFT encoded by the coding sequence ATGCAAACTCAACAAAAAAAATTCTTCTGGCGTTTGACAGGCTCTCTTGAGCTTTTCGTTTATCTTGTTCCGGTTCCATGCGTTGTCTATTACGTCTGTCTTGCCTGCCTTTTTACTTTAGAAGAATCGCTCATATTTATTGCAGCTGCTACATGCGCGTCATCGATTGCTTTTTCTGCAGCAATACTTGCTCGAATCATTTTTCTAAATCCAATTCTAACTTCTTATGGTAAAATTTCCTCTTTGAGCTCAAATGAGGTTTCTGAACTTCAGAGAAAACTATTAAGATATCCGAAAATCGAAACGATTGTAGTCGCACTTCGTTGGATTGCTGGTCTAACTTTTTCATTTCTGGCTTCATCAATTTTTATTCCTCTGAGCTTCTATCATATTATCCCGTTCATCCTGTCTCTCTTTGCTGCGGTGCCGATTTGTGGAGTTATTTTCTATTTTGTGACAGAAGATAAAATTTCTGAAATGCTCAATAATGATAAATTTTGTAAATTAGATAATACTAATATTTCTATCCAATTTTCCATATTTCAAAGAGTGCTAGCTGTCGCTCTCTCTGTTGGTTTGATGCCATTTATATTGCTCTCTACATTTCTCTTTTTGTATTCAGTGAATTTACTTAAATTAGAATACCCAATGGTGCATATTACTATCATGGCATTGCTTGGATTGATTAGCATTCTATACGGTTCTTATTTTTTTGCTAAATCGGTTCGATCGAATTTGAGAGCACTTGATACTATTTCTAATTCAATATTGGAAGGTAATCTTACGGTAAGAATCCCTATAATATCTAATGATGAGAATGCGAAAATCAATCAATCTGTTAATGGATTTACATCCAGATTACAAAATGTTTTGCAATCAATTCAGCGCGATGTTATCAAGATTCGCAAGACTGCAGACCATTTTAAAACAGGAAGTATAAAACTATCAGAAGTTATATCTCAGCAAACGGCCTCCATGGAAGAGATAAGTACGAACTCAGAAGAGTCCAATGCACTGACTGAAAGTATATCGAATAATGCAATGGATCAAAATCATTTGAGCGACCAAGCAGAAATTAATTTTCGTAATTTGACCGAGCGTATGCAAGTCATATTTGAGGACTCAATTGCATCTGCAGATCGAGCCAAGAGTATGGAAGACTCTGGTGAGAAGGCGGGAAATGAATTGCGTTTAACGAAAAATCATATGGATGATATAGAAATTGCAACTGTTAAGATGAGAGAGGCGGTAAACTTTGTAGAAGATATTGCTGATAAAGTCAATCTCTTGTCCCTGAACGCATCAATTGAGGCGGCTCGGGCGGGGGAATATGGACGAGGATTTGCAGTCGTTGCCAAAGAGATTTCAAGGCTCGCCGACAGTACTCAAGAAAATTTGAAAATAATAAAATTCAATATTGTTACAACAACTGATTTAGTCAAGTTAGGTGGTAAATCCTTGGATGAATTGGGAGTGAATTTCAAAAATTTTCTGGAAGAGGTTCATTTGCAAACTACATCAGCTAAGTCTATTGCGGAAAGCTCCAAATCAACTTCAGAAATTGCAACATCTCTAAATGAAGGAATTGTATTTCTTGCTCAGAAATCTCGAGAAATTTCTTCCGCGACTCGAGAGCAAAAAGAAGCTTTCCGCGAATTTGTTAATGCATCTGATGTAGTATTGAATGCATCTATGGAAGCTATTCAATTCTCCGATCAAGTTGCAAATGAAACGGAACAGCTTGTGAATGAATTATCCAAATTAGAACAAGACATTCAATTTTTTAAATTTACTTGA